One Tunturibacter gelidoferens genomic region harbors:
- a CDS encoding MFS transporter: MQIRLRLGAMMFLEYFIWGAWYVTVGTWLASSLHFTGQQIGLAAGTTAVGAMIAPFFVGLIADKLFATQRVLAGLHLLGGILLFLASQQIVFSAIYPLLLLYCLCFMPTLALTNSLAFRQMSDPKLEFGPIRVLGTAGWITAGLLVGTLRLEATARPLQLAAALSILMALYCLTLPDTPPLAREGRFTLSSIFPREAIALLRERSMAVFAIASFLICIPLQFYYAFTNLFLNEAGVHNAAGKMTGGQMSELFCMLLIPWFFRRLGVKYMLVAGMSAWVLRYLLFAYGNADSKVWMFWLGILLHGICYDFFFVTGQIYIDRKASHALRAAAQGLITFITYGAGMFVGSWLSGAVVERYTTTSATGATVHSWQSIWIVAASASAAVLVLFLVTFTDKENSPVTAAESAGATPIEAPL, from the coding sequence ATGCAGATCCGTCTACGACTCGGCGCAATGATGTTCCTCGAGTACTTCATCTGGGGAGCGTGGTACGTCACCGTCGGCACCTGGCTCGCCTCGTCCCTCCACTTCACCGGCCAGCAAATCGGCCTCGCCGCCGGCACCACCGCCGTCGGAGCCATGATCGCCCCCTTCTTCGTCGGCCTCATCGCCGACAAGCTCTTTGCCACCCAGCGCGTCCTCGCCGGCCTCCACCTCCTTGGCGGCATCCTCCTCTTCCTCGCCTCGCAACAGATCGTCTTCAGCGCCATCTACCCGCTGCTCCTCCTCTACTGCCTCTGCTTCATGCCCACCCTCGCCCTCACCAACTCCCTCGCCTTCCGCCAAATGTCCGACCCCAAGCTCGAGTTCGGCCCCATCCGCGTCCTCGGCACCGCCGGTTGGATCACCGCCGGCCTCCTCGTTGGCACCCTCCGCCTCGAAGCCACCGCCCGCCCCCTGCAACTAGCCGCCGCCCTCTCCATCCTGATGGCCCTCTACTGCCTCACCCTCCCCGACACACCGCCACTCGCGCGCGAAGGCCGCTTCACCCTCTCCAGCATCTTCCCCCGAGAAGCCATCGCTCTCCTCCGCGAGCGTTCCATGGCCGTCTTCGCCATCGCATCCTTCCTCATCTGCATCCCGCTGCAGTTCTACTACGCCTTCACCAATCTCTTCCTCAACGAAGCAGGCGTCCACAACGCCGCAGGCAAGATGACCGGCGGCCAGATGTCCGAGCTCTTCTGCATGCTACTCATCCCCTGGTTCTTCCGACGCCTCGGAGTCAAGTACATGCTCGTCGCGGGAATGTCAGCTTGGGTGCTCCGCTATCTCCTCTTCGCCTACGGCAACGCAGACAGCAAAGTTTGGATGTTCTGGCTCGGCATCCTTCTCCACGGCATCTGCTACGACTTCTTCTTCGTCACCGGCCAGATCTACATCGACCGCAAGGCCTCTCACGCGCTACGAGCAGCAGCGCAGGGCCTCATCACCTTCATCACCTACGGTGCCGGCATGTTCGTCGGCTCCTGGCTCTCCGGAGCAGTCGTAGAGCGATACACCACCACCTCCGCGACCGGGGCAACGGTTCACTCGTGGCAGTCCATCTGGATCGTAGCCGCCTCTGCCTCAGCAGCGGTCCTCGTGCTCTTCCTAGTTACCTTCACCGACAAGGAGAACTCACCAGTCACAGCCGCTGAAAGCGCAGGCGCAACCCCTATCGAAGCGCCTCTCTGA
- a CDS encoding c-type cytochrome: MQIQRSVTGKLAPALLAGGLAFSLGNNGHLLTVADAQAKHTPPRTDWPVYGGQSADDHYSALHQIDRTNVHKLKVAWSFDTKEPGGLQTNPLIVGRVLFGFTPTQKVIALDAATGKNLWTFSTGTPGLQPTRGLSYWTDGTQSILFAGLLSNLYAIDPATGKLISSFGDGGKIDLRKDLNEKDVTQSFAALTTPGLVYKDMIIVGFRAPETQPALHGDIRAYDVHTGKLRWIFHTIPLPGEPGYETWPKDAWKITGSANNWAGMALDEKRAIVYVPTGSAVNDFYGSDRIGDDLYANTLLALDANTGQRLWHFQGVHHDIWDRDFPSPPSLVTVRSHGKQVDAVAQTTKQGYLFLFDRTNGNPLFPIAEHAFPASTAPGEKASPTQPVPSLPAPYARQLLTADMLTTRTPEAHAWATEQFKSFISNGIFVPFAVDKQTVVFPGFDGGAEWGGSAVDIKTGVIYINANDIVWTGGLTENKQGGSLGAKVYQSQCSVCHGGDRKGNPPAFPSLIDEQKRLSDAQVTEIIHNGKGRMPSFPNVEAARLIAVLEYLKTGDTGGSATSFTPKSANRSEIAGAKIYDKNCAICHGDDLLGAPSNYPGLIGVRLRLTDQQILANIHTGKGRMPAFHKLTDADTSALLRFLGDSASPMFEAAVTSNNSSKKEIESALAPPGGLAKYRFTGYRKFLDPDGYPAVQPPWGTLNAIDLNTGKYLWKIPLGNYPELAAKGLKDTGSENYGGPIVTASGIVFIAATNFDHTIRAFDSRTGTLLWQGDLPYAGNATPATYMVDGRQYVVIATSNARNPKGPQGAAYVAFALP; the protein is encoded by the coding sequence ATGCAAATACAAAGGTCCGTCACTGGCAAACTGGCCCCCGCTCTACTTGCGGGCGGCTTAGCATTTAGCCTTGGAAACAACGGACACCTTCTCACCGTAGCCGACGCACAGGCAAAGCACACCCCACCTCGCACGGACTGGCCAGTCTACGGCGGTCAAAGCGCAGACGATCACTACTCCGCCCTCCATCAGATCGACCGCACCAACGTCCACAAACTCAAAGTCGCATGGAGCTTCGACACCAAGGAGCCCGGCGGCCTCCAGACCAATCCGCTGATCGTCGGCCGCGTTCTCTTCGGCTTCACCCCAACGCAAAAAGTCATCGCGCTCGACGCAGCCACCGGAAAAAATCTCTGGACCTTCAGCACCGGAACCCCCGGCCTGCAACCCACACGTGGTCTCAGCTACTGGACCGACGGAACCCAAAGCATTCTCTTCGCCGGTCTTCTGAGCAACCTCTACGCGATCGATCCCGCAACCGGCAAACTCATCTCCTCCTTCGGTGACGGCGGCAAGATCGACCTCCGCAAAGATCTCAACGAAAAAGACGTCACTCAATCCTTCGCCGCCCTCACCACCCCCGGCCTCGTCTATAAAGACATGATCATCGTCGGCTTCCGCGCACCGGAGACCCAACCCGCACTTCACGGCGACATCCGCGCCTACGACGTTCACACCGGCAAGCTCCGTTGGATCTTCCATACCATCCCCCTTCCCGGCGAACCCGGCTACGAGACCTGGCCCAAAGACGCCTGGAAGATCACCGGCTCAGCCAACAACTGGGCTGGCATGGCCCTCGACGAAAAGCGCGCCATCGTCTACGTTCCCACTGGCTCCGCAGTCAACGACTTCTACGGCTCCGACCGCATCGGCGACGACCTCTACGCCAACACGCTCCTCGCTCTCGACGCCAACACCGGCCAACGCCTCTGGCACTTCCAGGGCGTTCATCACGACATATGGGACCGCGACTTCCCCTCACCTCCCTCCCTCGTCACCGTTCGCTCTCACGGCAAACAGGTAGACGCCGTAGCCCAGACCACGAAGCAAGGCTACCTATTCCTCTTCGACCGCACCAACGGCAACCCGCTCTTCCCCATCGCAGAGCACGCCTTTCCCGCCTCCACCGCTCCCGGCGAAAAAGCCTCACCCACTCAGCCAGTCCCATCGCTCCCCGCTCCCTACGCCCGCCAACTCCTCACCGCCGACATGCTCACCACCCGCACCCCCGAAGCGCACGCCTGGGCGACCGAGCAGTTCAAATCCTTCATCAGCAACGGCATCTTCGTCCCCTTCGCCGTCGACAAGCAAACCGTCGTCTTCCCCGGCTTCGACGGCGGCGCCGAGTGGGGCGGCTCAGCCGTCGACATCAAAACCGGCGTCATCTACATCAACGCCAACGACATCGTCTGGACCGGCGGCCTCACCGAAAACAAACAAGGCGGCAGCCTCGGCGCCAAGGTCTATCAAAGCCAATGCTCCGTCTGCCACGGAGGCGACCGCAAAGGCAATCCTCCCGCCTTCCCCTCGCTCATCGACGAACAAAAGCGCCTCTCCGACGCCCAGGTCACCGAGATCATCCACAACGGCAAAGGCCGCATGCCCTCCTTCCCCAACGTCGAAGCCGCGCGCCTCATCGCTGTCCTCGAATATCTCAAAACCGGCGACACCGGCGGCAGCGCCACATCCTTCACACCCAAATCCGCCAACCGCTCTGAAATAGCCGGCGCCAAAATCTACGACAAAAACTGCGCCATCTGTCACGGCGACGATCTCCTAGGCGCCCCCTCCAACTACCCCGGCCTCATCGGCGTCCGCCTCCGCCTCACCGACCAGCAGATCCTCGCCAACATCCACACCGGAAAAGGCCGCATGCCCGCCTTCCACAAGCTCACTGACGCCGACACCTCGGCCCTCCTCCGCTTCCTCGGCGACAGCGCCTCCCCCATGTTCGAAGCCGCCGTCACCTCCAACAACTCCTCCAAGAAGGAAATCGAATCCGCCCTGGCCCCACCCGGCGGACTCGCCAAATACCGCTTCACCGGTTACCGAAAGTTCCTCGATCCCGATGGCTACCCCGCCGTCCAGCCGCCCTGGGGCACCCTCAACGCCATCGACCTCAACACCGGCAAATATCTCTGGAAGATCCCCCTCGGCAACTATCCCGAACTCGCCGCCAAAGGCCTCAAAGACACCGGCAGCGAAAACTACGGCGGCCCCATCGTCACCGCCAGCGGCATCGTCTTCATCGCCGCCACCAACTTCGACCACACCATCCGCGCCTTCGACAGCCGCACCGGCACCCTCCTCTGGCAAGGCGACCTACCCTACGCCGGCAACGCCACCCCCGCCACCTACATGGTCGACGGTCGCCAGTACGTCGTCATCGCCACCAGCAATGCACGCAACCCCAAAGGCCCTCAAGGCGCAGCCTACGTAGCCTTCGCGTTACCCTAA
- a CDS encoding multicopper oxidase family protein codes for MNRRSFLAATGATLAHAAGPRITWGLAASEHSPDLRLRIEPCTLDIGHGVQINTVAYNSQIPGPLLRLKKGKPVTIDVTNASKNPDLVHWHGLTTDPLNDGAVEEGSPLIAPGATLRYQLTPNPSGTRWYHTHAMAMGDLSLAAYTGQFGFLLVDGAPDPGRHDKEVNLAIRHWGPHFVPMVETMRAESQNMPQTTGSDVGYDHATINAHMLGAGEPIRVKQGERVLFRLLNASATENVLLALPGHTFKVIAMDGNPVPNPYSVEVLSLAVAERVDAIVEMNSPGVWILGSTLKESRDIGLGVVVEYAGKSGEPIWRDPAPAEWDYTRFAAKDPVPEPEETFTLTFRDAGALNNSKFDTWTINGDAWPNVKPLKVKHGKRYRMLFRNASGDQHPIHLHRHSFEVTRVEDQHLSGLIKDTVNVMPLQTVAVDFVADNPGDSLLHCHQQLHMDYGFMQIIKYTD; via the coding sequence ATGAACCGGAGAAGTTTCTTAGCCGCAACAGGAGCAACGCTGGCACATGCTGCGGGGCCACGGATCACCTGGGGACTGGCAGCATCGGAACACTCGCCCGATTTGCGTCTGCGAATCGAGCCTTGCACTCTGGACATCGGCCACGGCGTTCAGATCAACACCGTCGCGTACAACAGTCAGATCCCGGGTCCCTTGCTCCGTTTGAAAAAGGGGAAGCCAGTGACGATCGATGTCACCAACGCTTCCAAAAATCCAGACCTCGTCCATTGGCACGGCCTCACCACAGATCCCTTGAATGACGGTGCGGTGGAAGAAGGTTCTCCCTTGATCGCACCAGGGGCGACCTTACGATATCAACTGACACCCAACCCCTCCGGCACCCGCTGGTATCACACCCATGCCATGGCCATGGGCGATCTCTCCCTCGCCGCCTACACCGGCCAGTTCGGTTTTCTTCTCGTCGACGGCGCACCTGACCCAGGCCGTCACGACAAGGAAGTCAACCTCGCAATCCGCCATTGGGGTCCTCACTTCGTCCCGATGGTCGAAACCATGCGCGCCGAATCGCAGAACATGCCACAGACCACCGGCTCCGACGTGGGCTACGATCACGCCACCATCAATGCGCACATGCTCGGCGCAGGTGAACCCATTCGCGTCAAACAAGGAGAGCGCGTTCTCTTCCGCCTTTTGAACGCAAGCGCGACAGAAAATGTGCTTCTCGCTCTCCCCGGCCATACCTTCAAGGTCATCGCCATGGACGGCAACCCTGTCCCCAATCCATACTCCGTCGAAGTGCTCTCCCTCGCGGTCGCAGAACGCGTCGATGCCATCGTCGAGATGAACTCTCCAGGCGTCTGGATTCTCGGTTCGACCCTGAAGGAGAGCCGCGACATAGGCCTGGGAGTCGTCGTCGAGTACGCCGGCAAATCCGGCGAACCCATCTGGCGCGATCCCGCTCCCGCCGAATGGGACTACACCCGCTTCGCCGCCAAAGATCCAGTCCCAGAGCCGGAGGAGACCTTCACCCTGACCTTCCGCGATGCCGGTGCGCTCAACAACTCGAAGTTCGATACCTGGACCATCAACGGCGATGCATGGCCCAACGTCAAACCACTCAAGGTCAAGCATGGCAAACGCTATCGCATGCTCTTCCGTAACGCGAGCGGCGACCAGCACCCGATCCACCTGCACCGGCACAGCTTTGAAGTCACCAGAGTCGAAGATCAGCACCTCAGCGGACTCATCAAGGACACCGTCAACGTCATGCCGCTTCAAACCGTTGCCGTAGACTTCGTCGCAGACAATCCAGGCGACTCGCTCCTGCACTGCCATCAGCAACTCCACATGGACTACGGCTTCATGCAAATCATCAAATACACGGACTAG
- a CDS encoding M20/M25/M40 family metallo-hydrolase produces the protein MRSIAACLISVALTPVLYAQSNQLPNVDKTLARDIFQQLIETNTTDSIGSTTLAADAMRKRLLDAGFAEADVVVLGPNDRKGNMVARYRGRPGSTLKPVLIIAHIDVVEAKRSDWTTDPFQFVEKDGYFYGRGTQDMKDSDAAVVESFIRMHREGFVPNRDIILALTADEEGGKSNGVDWLLKNHRDLIDSAFALNPDSGGPELEKGRAVSMGVEATEKLYADYRVTATNPGGHSSLPRPDNAIYHVADALGRLEKTTFPLETNEVTRVYFASSAKTEKGQLAEDLTAVSGPVPDAAAAQRLSKDMIYNSLLHTTCVATMMSAGHAPNALPGSAVANVNCRIFPGHSQEEIRQELIRIFADPTLKVQYVTNAGEVLENGSDRKSMAPPPLEPVVFKLLEATVKLMWPGIPVIAEMETGASDSIYTMDAGIPSYGFSGMGVDRDDDRAHGRDERIRSVDFYNGVEFEYLFLKALTSQ, from the coding sequence TTGAGATCGATTGCCGCTTGTTTGATTTCCGTTGCTTTGACGCCTGTGCTTTATGCTCAATCGAACCAGTTGCCGAATGTCGATAAGACGCTTGCCCGGGACATCTTTCAACAGTTGATCGAGACGAATACGACCGACTCAATTGGTAGCACGACCTTAGCGGCCGATGCGATGCGGAAGCGGCTGCTCGATGCCGGGTTTGCGGAGGCGGACGTGGTGGTACTGGGACCGAATGATAGGAAGGGCAACATGGTGGCGCGGTATCGCGGACGACCTGGCTCGACGCTGAAGCCGGTTCTGATCATCGCTCATATTGATGTCGTCGAGGCGAAACGCTCGGATTGGACGACTGATCCGTTTCAATTTGTCGAGAAGGATGGCTACTTTTACGGCCGCGGAACGCAGGATATGAAGGACAGCGACGCTGCGGTGGTCGAGAGCTTTATCCGAATGCACCGTGAGGGATTTGTTCCGAACCGCGACATTATTCTTGCGCTGACTGCGGACGAAGAGGGTGGAAAGTCGAACGGTGTGGATTGGCTGTTGAAGAATCATCGCGATCTGATCGATAGCGCGTTTGCGCTGAATCCGGATTCGGGCGGACCTGAGTTGGAGAAAGGCAGAGCTGTGAGCATGGGAGTGGAGGCGACGGAGAAGCTCTATGCCGACTACCGCGTGACCGCGACGAATCCGGGAGGACACAGTTCCCTGCCCCGGCCTGACAACGCGATCTACCATGTTGCCGATGCGTTGGGGCGATTGGAGAAGACGACGTTTCCCTTGGAGACGAATGAAGTGACGCGCGTCTATTTTGCCAGCAGTGCGAAGACGGAAAAGGGACAGCTGGCGGAGGATCTTACCGCTGTGTCTGGGCCTGTGCCGGATGCGGCGGCTGCGCAGCGATTGTCGAAGGATATGATCTACAACTCGCTACTGCATACGACCTGCGTTGCGACGATGATGTCTGCCGGTCATGCGCCGAATGCGCTGCCGGGGAGTGCGGTCGCGAACGTCAACTGCCGCATCTTTCCGGGACATTCGCAGGAGGAGATTCGCCAGGAACTGATTCGCATCTTTGCCGATCCGACGCTGAAGGTGCAGTATGTCACCAACGCTGGCGAGGTGCTGGAGAATGGGTCGGATCGTAAGTCGATGGCTCCGCCGCCGCTGGAGCCGGTGGTGTTCAAGCTGCTTGAGGCGACCGTGAAGTTGATGTGGCCGGGGATACCGGTGATCGCCGAGATGGAGACCGGAGCGTCGGACAGTATTTATACGATGGATGCGGGGATTCCGAGTTATGGGTTTTCGGGCATGGGCGTGGATCGGGATGATGACCGTGCTCATGGCCGCGATGAACGGATTCGTTCCGTCGATTTTTATAACGGAGTTGAGTTTGAGTATCTGTTCCTGAAGGCGCTCACCTCGCAATAG
- a CDS encoding Lrp/AsnC family transcriptional regulator: protein MAHDLDPIDHNIVRMLAEDARTSYAELGRKVGLSPSAVAERIHQLESAKVILGYRALLDEKAFGYSVMAFIRLTCDNTHYRPFLKFLPTIDAVQECHHITGGEAFLIKVRLSSIDQLEPLIERLLPYGMPTTSMVLSTPVYRQQEAWLLRHAGLPSRTRKK from the coding sequence ATGGCTCATGATCTCGATCCCATCGACCACAACATCGTCCGTATGCTTGCCGAAGACGCCCGAACTTCTTACGCAGAGCTTGGCCGCAAGGTAGGTCTCTCGCCCTCCGCCGTAGCCGAACGAATCCATCAGCTCGAGAGCGCGAAGGTCATCCTCGGATACCGTGCTCTGCTCGACGAAAAAGCCTTCGGCTACTCCGTCATGGCCTTCATCCGCCTCACCTGCGACAACACCCACTACCGTCCCTTCCTCAAGTTCCTCCCCACCATCGACGCCGTTCAGGAGTGCCATCACATCACCGGCGGAGAAGCCTTTCTCATCAAAGTTCGGCTCTCCTCCATCGATCAGCTGGAGCCCCTCATCGAACGTCTGCTCCCCTACGGAATGCCCACAACCAGCATGGTCCTATCGACTCCCGTCTATCGCCAACAGGAGGCGTGGCTCCTCAGGCACGCCGGCTTACCCTCGCGCACCAGAAAGAAATAA
- the hutH gene encoding histidine ammonia-lyase produces MTVDEVVRVARVRESALIAGTALDGMKMSRGKVEEALQSPTAVYALNTGVGLLANVRLEADGIEQMQLNLVRSHCCGVGEPLPEDVVRAMMLIRANILAMGLSGIRPVVAERLCDLLNYGITPVVPMRGSVGASGDLAPLAHMALVLIGEGEAFFAGERRPAAECLQRVGLEPLKLQAKEGISLLNGTQAMLAIGCLQLHDLDELFQSAQIAAALTLQALRGTAAAYDERLHAARPHPGQVHSAASLRDLLEGSTRHRSSTSVQDAYCLRCVPQVHGAVWDSLRQAERVFAIELNSATDNPLLFEDDFISGGNFHGAPLALVLDELAIALCQLAGISERRTERLMNPSLNEGLPAFLATRPGIESGLMMAQVTSAALVAEMRVLATPASACSIPTSGNQEDFVSMGMTAALKLMQSVTHCRMVLAIEWLTATRALDLRGDRSVSPMLDAARGAFRLACPGWEGDLVLSGIMATADGFLAKTDWASTLDTREVVHA; encoded by the coding sequence TTGACAGTTGATGAGGTTGTTCGAGTTGCGCGGGTCCGGGAATCCGCTTTGATCGCGGGGACGGCGCTGGATGGCATGAAGATGTCACGCGGTAAGGTGGAGGAAGCGCTTCAGAGCCCGACTGCGGTCTATGCGTTGAACACGGGCGTGGGACTGCTGGCGAATGTTCGGCTTGAAGCCGATGGGATTGAGCAGATGCAGTTGAACCTGGTGCGCTCGCATTGTTGCGGAGTGGGAGAGCCGCTGCCGGAGGATGTTGTTCGGGCGATGATGCTGATCAGGGCAAATATTCTTGCGATGGGTCTGTCCGGGATTCGGCCGGTGGTTGCGGAGCGTTTGTGCGACCTGCTGAACTATGGCATCACTCCGGTTGTGCCGATGCGTGGAAGCGTTGGCGCGAGCGGAGACCTGGCTCCTCTTGCGCATATGGCGCTGGTGCTGATTGGTGAGGGCGAGGCATTTTTTGCCGGGGAGCGGCGACCGGCGGCGGAGTGCCTGCAACGAGTGGGACTGGAGCCGTTGAAGCTTCAGGCGAAGGAGGGGATCTCGCTGCTGAATGGAACGCAGGCGATGCTGGCGATCGGATGTCTGCAGCTGCATGACCTCGACGAATTGTTTCAGTCGGCACAGATTGCGGCGGCGCTGACGCTGCAGGCTCTGCGAGGCACGGCCGCGGCATATGATGAGCGGCTTCATGCGGCGCGTCCTCATCCGGGGCAGGTTCATAGCGCGGCTTCGCTTCGCGACCTGCTTGAGGGATCAACGCGGCACCGCTCGAGCACGAGCGTTCAGGATGCTTATTGTCTGCGATGCGTTCCGCAGGTTCACGGGGCGGTGTGGGACTCGCTGCGTCAGGCGGAGCGGGTCTTCGCGATTGAATTGAACAGCGCGACGGATAATCCTCTGCTCTTTGAGGATGACTTTATCTCGGGCGGAAATTTTCATGGAGCGCCACTGGCGCTGGTACTGGATGAGCTTGCGATTGCTCTCTGCCAGTTGGCGGGCATCTCTGAGCGCCGAACGGAGCGGCTGATGAACCCTAGCCTGAACGAGGGGCTTCCTGCGTTTCTGGCTACGCGGCCGGGGATCGAGTCGGGACTGATGATGGCGCAGGTGACCTCTGCGGCGCTGGTTGCGGAGATGCGGGTTCTGGCTACGCCGGCCTCTGCTTGCTCTATCCCGACCAGCGGTAATCAGGAAGACTTTGTGAGCATGGGAATGACCGCTGCGCTGAAGCTGATGCAGTCTGTAACGCACTGCCGGATGGTGCTGGCGATCGAATGGCTCACGGCAACGCGGGCGCTCGACCTTCGCGGTGATCGTTCTGTGTCTCCAATGCTGGACGCAGCTCGCGGGGCGTTTCGGCTTGCGTGTCCTGGGTGGGAGGGGGATCTGGTTTTGTCGGGGATTATGGCTACGGCGGATGGATTCCTCGCGAAGACCGATTGGGCGTCGACGTTGGACACGCGAGAGGTTGTTCACGCATGA